The sequence below is a genomic window from Pseudomonadota bacterium.
GCGCGCGCGTGCAGCCGGCCATGATGCCGGCTTCGCGAATCTCCGGGCGCACGCCGCGCAGACCGACCAGCGTAAGGCGCGCCATGGGCGGCATGGCGAACAGGATCGTCGCGATCGCACCGGCCTTGTGCGAGACGCCGACAAAGATCGCGACGGGGATCAGGTACGAGAAGTGCGGCATCGACTGCATGACGTTCAGGATCGGCCACAACACACGCTCGAACGGCTGCCATTTGGCGGCGATCACGCCCAGGACCAGGCCGATCACGCCGGCGATGGGCGCGGCGACCAGGACCACCGATAGCGTCGTCATCGAATGTTCCCACTTGCCGAACAGCGCGACATAGAAGATGCAGCCGCCGGCCAGAAGCGCCAGGCGCCAGCCCTTCAGCCACCAGCCGAAGACGGCGGCCAGACCGACGACGGCAGGCCAGGGCAGGGACGGGATGCCGGTGCCTTTGAAGCCGGAGACCAGGATGCTGTCCATCAGGTCGAGCGGCCATTCGACCGCCGAGGCAATGGCGCGCGTCACATCGCGGAAGGTGAAGAGACCGAAGATCTCGTGTTTCTTCAACACGTCGACGACGGCGTTGATCCACTCGATGAACGGGATGCGCCAGGCCTCAGGCGTCAGGACCGCCCATTCCGGTAGAATTGGTCGCGCGGCGAGAAGCGCCACGAAGGGCAGAAGAAAGAGCAGCCATGCGCCGGTGCCCAGGCCGCTTGCGCCGCCCTGTGCAGGGCCGGCCGGATCGGCCGATGCGCCGGTCGCGCTCACGGCTCCTTGGCCGGGAACAGCGCGTCCATGACGCGTGCGCGGGTGAGCTGGCCGACGAGCGCGCCGCTTGGATCAACCACGCTGATCGGGCCGTCGGCGTCCAATACACTGCGCGCGACATCGCTCAGCTTGTCGTCGATGCCGACGCGGATATCGCCGAGCGATGCGCCGTTCGCGTCGCTCATCACCTGACGCACGGTCAGGAACTGTTCTTTGGCGATGTTGTTGGTGAACTCGCGCACGTAATCGGTCGCCGGGTTCGTCACCAGTTCTTCGGCCGTGCCGATCTGAACGATCTCGCCCTCGTACATGATGACGATTCGGTCGGCGAGGCGAAGCGCCTCGTCGAAGTCGTGAGTCACAAAGACAATGGTCTTTTGCAACACGTTTTGCAGGCGCAGAAACTCGTCCTGCATCTCGCGCCGGATCAAGGGATCGAGCGCGGAGAACGGTTCGTCCAGGAACCACAGGTCCGGACCGACGGCGAGCGAGCGGGCAATGCCGACACGCTGTTGCTGGCCACCGGAGAGTTCGCGCGGGTAATAGCCATCGCGGCCGTCGAGGCCGACCAGCTCGATCATTTCGAGCGCACGTTTCTCCCGTTCGATGCGGGTGATGCCCTGGACTTCGAGAGGGAAGGCGACGTTCTGCAGGACCGTGCGGTGCGGAAGAAGGGCGAAGTGCTGGAACACCATGCCCATCTTGTGACGCCTCAGCTCGATCATCTGCTTGGCGTCGGCGCTCAGCAGGTCGTCGCCCTCGAAGACGATCTCGCCCGCGGTCGGCTCGATCAGGCGCGCCAAGCAGCGCAGCAGGGTCGATTTGCCGGAGCCGCTTAGACCCATGACGATCAGGATCTCGCCGGGCGCGACCTCCAGCGACGCATCACGCACGGCGGCGATGTAGCCGGCCTCGATCAGCGCTTCGCGGCTCGGCGCGCCGTTGTGTTCTCTCAAGAATCGCTCGGGCGCGGAGCCGAACAGCTTCCAGACGCCGCGACACGATAGAATGGGTTCCGCCATGTGACCGCCCCCGACACGACAAAAAGCTAGGGCGCGATGGTTCTTCTTGACCGGCTAGACGCGCTCTTGATCGGGTCACGGTTTGATTGGGGCAAACCGTGTGAATCCGATTCCTATCAAATAGATAGAGCAGAACCCATTCTGATCTTACTGCGGAGCGATTCAATCAAAATGGGTTCTGCTCTAGGGCCGGTTGAGGGTACCGCGACGACCCCCCATCGCGGTACCCCCTACGCCGGATTGAGCTCAGCTCCCGGCGGATGCCGACCAAGCCTTCCACTTGTCTTCGTTATCAGCCAGCCACTGATCGGCGGCTTCGGACGGCTCCATGCCGTCAACGTCGACCAGCTTGGACATCACGGCGATGTCGAGATTGGAGAAGTTAATCTGCTCGACCACCGCATAGGCGCCCGGCCATTTCTCCTCCATGCCTTCCCAGACGCCAATCTTCAGGTAACCGCCCTTGGGATTGCCGCAGTCATAGGTCGAATCCGGGTTCATGCCCCAGCTGGGATCGTCCAGGCAGCCTTCGCCGTACTCGGGGAACTCGACGAACTTGCCGTCATAGACCGCCTCGATGAAGTTCGGCGTCCAGTTGAACAGCACGATCGGCTCGCCACGCGCCGAGGCGGAGTCGAGCTCAGCCCAAAGCGCCGCCGCCGAACCGGCGTTGACCACCTGGAAGTCCATGCCCAGCGCGTCGACGCGCTCCTGGTCATGTTTCAACCAGTCGACCGGGCCGCCAAGAAAACGGCCGTTCGGCGCGGTTTCCGGAGTCGAGAACTGTGCCGCGCAAGCGTTCAACGCTTCCCAATCGGGCAGGCCGGGGCAGATTTCCTCAACATAGGCCGGGTACCACCACTCCTCGCGGGTCTTGGCGTCGTGGGTCGCGGCATCGACAACGCAGCCCTCGTCGACCACGGCCTCAAAGGCGACGCCGAAGGCGCCCTGCCAGACCTCGTGGACCAGGTCGATATCGCCCTCGCACATGGAGGTGTAGACAACCTGGCTGTCGGCCGGCACGTATTCGACCTCATAACCGGCCTCGTTCAGGATCTTGCCGACGATCTCGGCGCCGACGATCTGGCTTGACCAGTTGTGGATCGGGATTTTGATCGGATCGCTCGAATCGGCCCAGGCCGTCGACGACAGGCCGAGCACGGCTCCCAGAGCCGCCACGCCAATGGCTCTCTTGAACTCTCTCATTCTTTGCCTCCTCAGTCTTACGCCCCGCTGAATGCTTTAGGCCCTTGCCCTGGGGCGCGTTGTTCAGCGGATCGAGGATAGGACGGCGGTGTTGAACAACGAGCGTGCCAGTTGTGTACAATCCGCATGCTTTTATGAAAAAATGTGAAAAAGACGGAGGCGGATGATCGCGGTGAACGCCGAGCGGTTTCATATCCTGGTCGTCGAGGACGACGACGTCACGCGGGCCAAGCTGACCAGCTATCTGGAGGTCGCCGGTTATCGCGTCAGCGAGGCCGCCGACGGCAAGGCGATGCAGCGGGTGCTGCTGTCGGATATGCCGGACCTTCTGCTGCTCGATATCAACCTGCCGGGCGAGGACGGGCTGGAGCTGACCCGGCGCATTCGGCGGCGTTCGGATATCGGCATCATCTTCGTCTCCGGCCGGACCGACGAGGTCGACCGCATTGTCGGTCTGGAAATGGGCGCCGATGACTACATCACCAAGCCGTTCAACCCGCGCGAGGTGATGGCCAGGGTGAAGAACCTGCTGCGGCGAACGCGACGGGCGGCCGGCGATCATCAGGAGGTCCGGCGGTTCTCCGGCTGGCAGTTCGACATGCGCACGCGCACGGTGACCGCGCCGGGCGGCCAGAAGACATCGCTGACCCGCGCGGAGTTCGAACTTCTGTGCGCGTTCACCGATCATCCGGGAACGGTCATGGCGCGCGAACGCCTGTTGAACCATGTCACCCATCGTGTCGAGACGCCGAACGACCGCACGGTCGATGTGCTGGTGCGCCGGCTAAGGCGCAAGTTGGAGACCGATCCGAAGAACCCGGAGCTGATCATCACCGCGCACGGCGAAGGCTACATCTTCGCGGGCGACCACATGTAGAGCAGATCCCACTTTGATGGGATCGCTACGCGATGACATCGACGTGGGTGAATCTGCTCTGTCAATTTTGATGCCGATCGGATTCACGCCTGTTGATTGAGCCACACAGTGGCCCAATCAACAGGCGATCCGATCTAGCGCGGTCAGCCGGTCGCCCGTTCGTTGCGCCAGGCGTCTTGCATGTCGGCGATGGCGGCAACCGAGAGATCGAAGACCGCTGCGAGATCCGCGAGGTCATCTGATGGCGGTTTGAAACCGGGTTCGCGCCGAAGCGTCAACTCCAAGGACTCGCAGACTCGGCCCAGCCGGTAAAGGCCCAGGCTCGTCGCGCCGTTCTTCAGGCTATGCACCATGCGGATCAGCGTCTCCCTGTCGTCGTCATGGGCGGCCTGCTGAATCTGTTCGAGCTGCTTGGGTGCGGTCGCGGCAAAGGTGGCGATCAGATGATCCAGGCGCACGTCGCCCAATGCCTGACGGTCCTGCTGCAGCACGCGCTCGTCGAGCAAGGCCGGCTCGCCACCGTCCGCGTCGTCGGCATCGGCGACGACGACCAGACCGTGGCGGCCTTCCAGGATGACCTTGGCCAGAGTCTCGGCCAGCAGTTCCGGCGAGAGCGGTTTGCCGACAAATGCGTCCATGCCGGCGTCGAGATGCTGGCTGATCTCACTCCTGAAGACATGGGCGGACATGGCGATGACCGGCACGGCGCTGCGTGCGTGGTCGTCCATCTGGCGGATCTGGCGCGTCGCCTCGATGCCGTCGATGCCGGGCAGGCTGATATCCATCAACACCGCGTCGAAGTCGCTCTTGGCGACCAGTTCGACCGCTTCTTCGCCGGTCAATGCCATCACCGGTTCATGACCCATGTGCTGCAGGAATGTCTCGACCACCGCGCCGTTGATCGCGTTGTCCTCGACCACCAGGATGCGGCGTGACCCCAGGCGCTGATCGAGGCCGGGCAGCTCGTCGCCGTGTCGCAGGACGTTGTCGACGCTACCTTCATCAAACGGCAGCTCAAACCAGAACCGGCTGCCTCTGCCCGGTTCGCTCTCGACACCGATCCGACCACCCATGATTTCAACCAGGCGCTTGGAGATGGCGAGCCCAAGGCCGGTGCCCTCCTGGGCGCGTCCGGCGGCGGGGCTCGCCTGGAAGAACGCGTCGAACAGGTGCTGCTGGTCTTTGTCGGCGATGCCGATACCGGTGTCGGTGACGTCGAAACGCAGCGTGTGCCGGCCCTCGGCCGCGATTTCACTGACCGCCAACTCGATCGCACCGTGCTCGGTGAACTTGATGCCATTGCCGATCAGATTGAGCAGCACCTGGCTCAGCTTGCCGGAGTCGCCGATGATCGCCGCCGGCACGTCGCCGCTCACCGATGTCGCGAGGTTGAGGCCCTTTTCGCGTGCACGGAAGCGCATCAGCGCGCTGATGTCGTCGATCAGCGAGCGCAGGTCGAAGGTGACCTCATCGATATCCATGCGCCCGCTCTCGATCTTCGAATAGTCGAGGATGTCGTTGAGGATACCGAGCAAGGTGTGGCTTGCCGAGCGGATGATCGAGAGGCGCTCGCGCTGACTATCGCTCATCGGGCTGTGCTCGAGGATGCGCAGCATGCCCAGGATCCCGTTCATCGGCGTGCGGATCTCATGACTCATGGCGGCAAGGAATTCGGACTTCGCCTGGTTGGCGCGTTCGGCGCGGGCGCGCGCGGCGTCGTGGCTTTCGGCTTCCAGCTTCAGGCGATCGTTGGCTTCGATCAGCTGCGCGGTGCGCTCACGGACGAGTTCTTCCAGCTCGCTCTTGTGCCGGCGCAACTCGATCTCCGTGCGCACGCGTTCTTCTTCCAGGCTGCGCTTGACGATCGCCTGGTCCTTGAAGACCTGCACGGTCTCTGCCATGCGCGTCAGTTCATCACGTCCGGAGACCGGTACCGGAACGGCCAGGTTGCCTTCGGCCAGTTTGTTCATGACGTCGGCCAACCCTGTCAGCCGCCGAACCAGGTTGCGGTTGACGTAGAGCCAGACGATCAGCGTCGCGATAACCAGGAAGATCGCCGTCTGCACCGCCAGGGTGATGCCGCCGACGCCGAACGCACGATCGACAGCTGTCTCCGCAGAGCGTGCGAGTGCCTGCGATCCCGCGACAAGCTGATCGACGCGCTCGCGCATCTGCAGCGAAACCGTCTGGTTCTGCGCCGCGAGCGCGTCCAGGTTCGCGCGAATCGCCAGAACGCGTTCGCGCAAGGCAAAGACATCGTCGGCGCCACCGGGATGCACCCTTGTGAGCTGGTCAACAAAGTCATTGGCCTGGATCAGCCGTGCGGGGTCCTGAATGCTCTGGACGCGCCGTTCGATGATGCCGACATTGTGGGCATAAGTTGATTCAAGCCAGTCGACCTCATCCGTTGTTGCCGTGCGGTTGAGTTGATTGAGCAACAAACCGACTTCGGAGCTGCGCAGCCTCAGCTCGAACATGCGCTCCATCATAAAGATGTCCTGTTCAAGCAGCCGGTCGAGCGCGCCGAGTGAACGTTCTGTTCCGTCATCCCCTCCGACGATTTCGTAAAGGTTGGAGATCACCGCGGTGGTGCCGGCCGAGGCGTTGGCGACCAACGTCTCCGACAGATAATAAAGCTCCGTTGCCGCCTCCAGGCTGGCACCGATGCGCTCGGCAAAGGTCTCGTCGAGCGCGAGGCGTTCCTCGACGAGCGCGTTCTGGCTGTGCAGGTTCTCGATCAGGCTGGCGGCAAGCGCGCGCACCGGCGCGACATCCTGGTCGTCGTAGCCATAGGCGACCATGCGGTTCAGGAGATCCTGCAGTTCGACTGCGCGGGCGAACAAGCGGTCGGCCTCGGCGATCCGCTGTTCCTGGGACTCCGTGTTGTCCAGCACCGCGCCGCCGGCGATGATCTGGCCGGCCAGGTCGGCGATCTTATGGGCGTCGGCGACCGCGGGCAGCGCGCGCTCGGTGATCGTCGACTGGGCCTCTTCCACATGGGACAGGATCCACCAGCCGATCAGACCGCCGATCAGCGAAAATGCCGTGATGCCGGCGAACGCGATAAACAGCCGTCCGCCAATGCCAAGACGCCACACGTTAAGCCTCCCGTCCGGCTTTCGCGTCGTGAAGCCGGTATGCCATGATAGCCCATGATCTCGATTTGCCGAAAACTCGCTGCCCGCTTGGGCGTTCCGGCGGTCCTTGGACTGATGCTGAGCGCGGTACCTGGCCACGCCCAGGAGACCTGGAGCGTCGAGGCTTGGTCTGAGCCGTTCGACTACCGCAGCCCGTCGACGACGCTCGATTACGCGCCGCTGGCCGCGGTGTCGCGGCCGTGGCGCCTCTGCGCGTCTTACCCGCACCTGAAGGACTCCTATTGGATCTCCGTCAACTACGGCATGGTCGAGGAGGCGCGCCGGCTGGGCATCCGCCTGGAGGTTGTCGAAGCCGGCGGTTATCCCAATGTCGAGCGCCAGATCGCCCAGGTGCGCGAATGCGCGGAAAACGCCGATATCCTGCTGCTGGGTACGGTCAGCTTCGACGGTCTGACCGAGACAGTGCTGGAGATCGCCACGGATATTCCCGTCATCGCCGTCGTCAACGATATCGCCGATCCCGGCGTCACCGCGAAGACCGGCGTGTGGTGGGTGACCATGGGCCGCATGGTCGGCGACTACTTGGCCGAACTCCATCCGGCGGGCTCCGACCCGGTCAAGGTCGCGTGGTTCCCGGGCCCCGACGGCTCGGGCTGGGTGCCCTTCGTCGAGGAGGGTTTCCGCGGCGGGCTTGAGGCGAGCTCGGCCGAGATCGTCGTCACGAAGTACGGTGACACCGGCAAGGAGATCCAGCTGATCCTGGTCGAAGAGGCGCTCGAAGAACGCCCGGACGTCGACTACATCGTCGGCAGCGCCGTGGCCGCCGAGGCGGCGGTCAGCGTGCTACGCGCGCGCGGCCTCTCCGACGACATCCAGGTCCTCGCGGACTACTTCACCCACGCCGTCTATCGCGGCATCAAGCGCGACCGCATCCTGGCCGCGCCGACCGACTTCCCGGTGCTGCAGGGTCGGCTGGGCATTGACCAGGCTGTGCGCATGCTGGAGGGCGAGTTGGAGATCCTCCACGTCGGCCCGGCGATCCAGATGGTGACGCCGGACAATGTCGATGTCATCGGCACGACGGAGTCGCTGGCACCCGCCTCGTTCACGCCGACCTTTGTGGTGGAGTAGATGGAGGCGGCTTTTCAGCGCTATCTTGAACACCTTATGACCAACGACTACCTTCGCGCGCGCGACCGTGAACCCAGACACTTGCAGCTCAGGGAAAGACCGCATGATTTTCACGCAGGACCAGTTCGAGGCCTATGAAAAGGCGTTCAACAACGCGCCGGACAAGAGCGCGGTGTTCGACACCTATTATGATCCCGACGCCGTCTTCATCCATCCCTTCAAGGGCACGTTCAAAGGCAAGGACGAGCTGGTTGGCTTTTGGAACGCCGGCAAAAATTCAGGTCATGACGGTATTCACGAGATCCTGCACCTGAAGAACTTCATGGCGAACGACGATAAGGTCGCTGTCGAGTTGGACATCGAATGGCGGTGCCTGAAGGATACCGACTACCTGGGACCCCGCAAGGCCGGCGAGGTGTTCTGGGGCCATTGCGCCGCGTTCTATACGCTCAAGAACGACAAGTTCGCGAGGGTGCAAATTTATCTGAACCTGGCGAAGTCCGATGACGAAACTCATTGAAGAGAGACTGTCGGAGTTCGCCCTCGACACGTTCAACGCGACGATCGACTCGGATACCGCGCACATCCTGAGGCGCAATCTCATCGACTCCTACGCCGGCATTTGCGGGTCGTTGTACGACACCGAAATGCTCACCAAGTTCGAACGCATGATCGATATTGCCCCGGTCGGCGACGGCGTGCAGGTCTGGGGCGTCGACAAGAAAGCAACGCATGCCGACTCGCTCTTCCTGAACGCGATTCTCGGACGCCGCAGCGATCTTCTGAACACTTACTTCTCGCCAAACAACATGGGCGTGGCGCATCCGTCCGACAACATCTCGCTGGTTCTGACGCTGGCCGACTGGCTCGGCAAGTCCGGCGACGAGGTGCTGCGGCTCAGCCACGTCGCCTACATGCTGGCGGGGGTCTACTCCGACTACTATTTCCCGGAATCTGTCGAGTACGATCACGACGCGGCGGCGATCTTCTATACGACGCTGGTTATCGGTTGCGCGCTCGGCTTGAGCGCTGACGAACTGACCAACGCCCAGCGCATCGCCGGTGGCCTGGGGCTCGATACCAACCAGCCGTCGCGCGACCGTGTGACCGACTGGAAACACTGCACCTACGCATCCTGCGCCTTGCGCGGGTTGTTCGCCGCCAAGATGGCCCAGGCGGGCATCGAAGGCCCTTATGAGATCTACCAAGGCACGGCGGGTATCGATCGGTTCTTCCCTCATGTCGATGACATCTTTGAACCGACGCCTGATTTGGGTTCGATCGTCTTCAAACGTTGGCCGGCGCTTGTGTTCTGCCAGACGCCGATCGATGTCGCGCTTGATCTGGTGCCGAAGATTGGCGATGCCACGTCGATCGATAAGATCGAGGTCGCCACTTACAAGATGTGCGTCAACATCGCCGCTGGCGAGACCGCGTGGCAGCCCGACAGCCGTGCCGGGCGAACCCATTCGCTGCCCTATTGTGTCGCCGCCGTCCTGACCAAGGGTTCGATCGCCTATCAGGATTTCGATGAGCCGTTCGCAAACGATCCGACGCTGAACGCGCTCATGGCGAAAGTGTCGGTCAACGAGGACGCATCAATCACCGCTGCCTTTCCGGCCAAGTCGGCGTGCACGATTACCGTGACCCACAGCGATGGCACAACGACAACAGCGTCACGCGATTGCCCGCGCGGCGACCCTGCCGATCCGCTGAGCGACGCGGAGATCGAAGACAAGCTCAAAACCTACTTCTTTTTTGCCGAAGGCAACGAGGTGGCCGACATCATCGACCGTATCAAACACCTCGACCAACAGCCGAATATTGACGATCTGGTTGCGCCGCTGAAACGCCGCCGCATTTAGCGGCGCTTGTCTCACGGTTGCCGAACAAGAAAACGCGGGCGCTCCCGGTGGGAAGCGCCCGCGCTGTTTAAGGACGAAAGGACGGTCAGACCGCCAGGCGGCTGAGCGTCTCATTGGTCGGTACGCCATCGACCGTCCAGCCGCGTGCCGCGTAGTACTCCGGCAGCATCTTGTCGAGCTGATTGGTCAGGCCTTCAGCCGGGCCGGTCTTGGCCGCGTCCTTCAAGAGCCGTTGCGGCAGGTTGTCGTCCTTGCCGGTGAAGCCCGCCGCCAGGTTGAACTGACGCTCCATGTTCCAGATGCGCTCGCCGACCTCCAGCAGGTAATCGACTGTCCACTCGCCTTCGCAGGCCGCGTCGATCTGCGGTGCCACGTCGTCGAGTGTCCAGGCGAACGAGGTAAAGATGCAGATGCCAGCCGAATCGAAGACCGCCGTGGCGTCCTGGAACGCCTTGACCAGGCCGGCCTTGCCGTCGGGCACCAGCGGGTCGGTCTTTTCGGGAATGCCAAGCACTTCGGACGCCACCGTATAGCCGCGCAGATGGCAGGCGCCCCGGTTCGACGTGGCATAGGCCAGACCCATGCCCTGGATGCCGCGGGAGTCGTAGGCCGGGAACTCCTGGCCTTTGACGCTCATGGAGAGTTCGGGCTTGCCGTATTTCTCACAGAACAGCTTGGAGCCCAGACCGATCTCCGCACCGAAACCCTCGCCCTTGCCGCACAGTTCGGTGACCGCGGTCAGCGCTTCGGCGCTGCCGAAGTTAAGCTCGATCCCGCCGGTCTGCGCCGTCGTTAGCACGCCGTCTTCATAAAGCTCCATGGCCGCGCCCACCGTGGCGCCGAGCGAGATCGGGTCCATGCCCTGCTCGTTGCAGATGAAGTTGGCGAAGGTCAGCGCGTCCAGGTCGTTGACGCCCGTCGCCGCGCCAAGCGCCCATGCCGCTTCGTATTCCAGACCGCCGGAGACGATCTGGTATTGCGGGCGGTCCTTGACCGTATAGTGGGTGCGCTCAATCTGTGACACGCGTCCGCAGGCGATGGTGCAGGCGAAGCAGGCGGCGTTGGTGATCAGGTTCGCCTTGCCGTCGCTGTCGCGCTTGGCGACCATGGCCTCGGCGGAGATATCGCCGGCGCCTTCGAACTGCACGTCGCGGTGGTTGCGGGTCGGCAGCGCGCCGGTCTCGTTGATGACGTTCATCAAGACCTGGGTGCCATAGGCCGGCAGGCCCTCACCGGTCACCGCGTTGCCGGCCAGGACTTCCTTACCGGCGGCGGTCGCTGCCATGAACGCCTTGGTGTCCTTGACCGGAACGCCCTTGGTGCCGCGGATGGCGACGGCCTTCAGGTTCTTCGAACCCATCACCGCGCCGACGCCGGAACGCCCGGCGGCCCGGTCCATGTCGTTGACGACGCAGGCAATCTTGACGCCCTTTTCGCCGGAGACGCCGATCGAGGCGACGCGGATCAAGGGATCGCCGTGCTTTTCCTTGATGCCTTCTTCGACATCCCAGCACGATGCGCCCCAGTAGTCGCCGGCGTCGATCAGCTCGGCGTTGTCATCTTGAAGCAGCAGGTAGACCGGCTTGGGCGACTTGCCCTCGAAGATGATCATATCCCAGCCGGCGTTCTTCATTTCGTTGCCGAAGAAACCGCCGGAGTTCGAACACGCGATCGCGCCGGTCAGCGCGCCCTTGGTGACGACCGAATAACGGCCCGCGGTCGAAGCGCAGGTGCCGGTCAAGGGGCCGGTCGTCATGATCAGCTTGTTGTCCGGCGACATCGGATCGACCTTGGGGTCGATTTCCTCCGAGAGGTACTTGGTCGCCAGGCCGCGCTGACCCAGATACTTGCGCGCCCATTCCATGTTGAGAGGTTCGGCCTTGCAGGTGCCGTTTGTCAGGTCGACTCTCAGGATCTGTTCTGCCCATGCCATGATCTGTCTCCCTCTATCTCGCTACGCCGATGCCTGAGCCGAATTGTCGGTCTTGTCGGCCCACTGGCGCATCTTGTCCAAACCGGTCCAGTTGGCGTCCACATAGGTGATCGCCTCGGTCGGACAGGCCTTGGCGCATTCGGGATCGCCCTCGCACAGGTCGCATTTCACGACCTTGCCGGTGGCCTGGTTGTAGTTGATGGTGCCGAACGGACACGCGATGGTGCAGACCTTGCAGCCAACGCAGACGTCGTCCAGCACCTCGACTGCGCCGGTCTCCTTGCTGCGCACCAGCGCATCGACCGGGCAGGCTTCCGCGCACCAAGCCTCGGCACATTGGGTGCAGGTATAGGGAACCGCGCGACCCTGGGCGTGGAACCGGAAGACCTTGATGCGCGATTTCGTGGGGTTGAAGACCCCTTCGTTGTCCAGAGAACAGGCCATTTCGCACTGCAAACAGCCGGTACACT
It includes:
- a CDS encoding aldehyde ferredoxin oxidoreductase family protein; amino-acid sequence: MAWAEQILRVDLTNGTCKAEPLNMEWARKYLGQRGLATKYLSEEIDPKVDPMSPDNKLIMTTGPLTGTCASTAGRYSVVTKGALTGAIACSNSGGFFGNEMKNAGWDMIIFEGKSPKPVYLLLQDDNAELIDAGDYWGASCWDVEEGIKEKHGDPLIRVASIGVSGEKGVKIACVVNDMDRAAGRSGVGAVMGSKNLKAVAIRGTKGVPVKDTKAFMAATAAGKEVLAGNAVTGEGLPAYGTQVLMNVINETGALPTRNHRDVQFEGAGDISAEAMVAKRDSDGKANLITNAACFACTIACGRVSQIERTHYTVKDRPQYQIVSGGLEYEAAWALGAATGVNDLDALTFANFICNEQGMDPISLGATVGAAMELYEDGVLTTAQTGGIELNFGSAEALTAVTELCGKGEGFGAEIGLGSKLFCEKYGKPELSMSVKGQEFPAYDSRGIQGMGLAYATSNRGACHLRGYTVASEVLGIPEKTDPLVPDGKAGLVKAFQDATAVFDSAGICIFTSFAWTLDDVAPQIDAACEGEWTVDYLLEVGERIWNMERQFNLAAGFTGKDDNLPQRLLKDAAKTGPAEGLTNQLDKMLPEYYAARGWTVDGVPTNETLSRLAV
- a CDS encoding 4Fe-4S dicluster domain-containing protein, encoding MHKSLLIDPEKCTGCLQCEMACSLDNEGVFNPTKSRIKVFRFHAQGRAVPYTCTQCAEAWCAEACPVDALVRSKETGAVEVLDDVCVGCKVCTIACPFGTINYNQATGKVVKCDLCEGDPECAKACPTEAITYVDANWTGLDKMRQWADKTDNSAQASA